A single region of the Triticum dicoccoides isolate Atlit2015 ecotype Zavitan chromosome 2B, WEW_v2.0, whole genome shotgun sequence genome encodes:
- the LOC119361434 gene encoding wall-associated receptor kinase 3-like, producing MRFLVPAGSAVPSSHCRRQCGNVEIPYPFGIDPGCSLGDGFHLDCKVHGGVERPFRSVFEVLDISLKQGTTRVLNFIVGYCYNTSTGSMEYFGRYGGLNEGVSSPYRLSDVQNRFMVIGCNALASISDRDGTGYEGYGAAACRNQSDLVDGSCSGIGCSQTTIPKRMYFYATTFFSTVNNSRIWKFNRCSYAVLMETTSFRFSTKYITTNKFNGTNDGRVPVVLDWAMRDIKSCDVAKQNKTGTYACLSSNSKCVNSSNDQGYMCNCINGYEGNPYLPGGCKDINECDHNPCPSDGVCRNIAGEYRCSCRVGKKYAKESNTCNPNTGFIVGLTMGLFGLMVIIMISVFWGQMTTQKRKLNKVKQEYFREHGGLLLFDRMRSEKGLAFNVFSEAELRHATDNFDISRILGKGGHGTVYKGIIKSSMPVAVKRCGIVDERQKKEFGKEMLILSQINHKNVVKLLGCCLEVEVPILVYEFVRNGTLFELIHGRNQALQISFSTLLRIAHEAAEGLSFLHSYASPPIIHGDVKTSNILLDDNYMAKVSDFGASILAPSDKEQFVTMVQGTCGYLDPEYMQTCQLTDKSDVYSFGVILLEILTGQLPLKLEGTEKPRSLSLIFLSAMRENNLEDVLVSQVKGQASMELLRGLADLARKCLEMCGDNRPSMKDVADELNRLRKLSLHPWVQLDMEMDEENLPGGESTTGYEIELSGYPMDKSENHPINPGSSYYAR from the exons ATGCGGTTCCTAGTTCCAGCTGGAAGTGCGGTTCCTAGTTCACACTGCCGAAGACAGTGTGGGAATGTCGAGATACCATACCCATTTGGTATAGACCCAGGCTGTTCGCTCGGAGACGGCTTCCACCTCGACTGCAAGGTCCACGGTGGTGTAGAGAGGCCATTCAGGAGTGTCTTTGAGGTCCTCGACATCTCCTTGAAGCAAGGGACAACCCGAGTGCTCAATTTCATCGTGGGGTATTGCTACAACACCTCCACCGGGAGCATGGAGTATTTTGGCCGATACGGGGGGCTCAATGAAGGCGTTTCTTCTCCATACCGCCTCTCCGATGTCCAGAACAGATTCATGGTCATCGGCTGCAACGCCTTGGCCTCCATCTCGGACCGTGATGGCACAGGCTACGAAGGCTATGGTGCCGCAGCATGCCGCAACCAGTCGGACCTAGTTGATGGATCTTGCTCCGGTATCGGATGCTCCCAGACGACGATACCGAAGAGGATGTACTTCTACGCAACAACCTTTTTTAGCACGGTCAACAATAGTCGAATATGGAAGTTCAATCGGTGCAGCTATGCAGTGTTGATGGAAACAACGTCATTCAGGTTCAGCACTAAGTACATAACCACCAACAAGTTCAATGGCACAAATGATGGGCGGGTGCCTGTGGTGCTCGACTGGGCTATGAGAGATATCAAGTCATGTGATGTTGCAAAACAGAATAAGACCGGCACTTATGCATGCCTCAGTAGCAATAGCAAGTGTGTGAATTCCAGCAATGACCAAGGGTACATGTGCAATTGTATCAATGGCTATGAAGGAAACCCTTATCTTCCTGGTGGATGCAAAG atattaatgaATGTGATCACAACCCATGCCCTTCGGATGGTGTTTGTCGCAATATCGCTGGAGAATACCGATGTTCTTGTCGAGTTGGAAAAAAATATGCCAAAGAAAGCAATACATGCAACCCAAATACAGGCTTCATAGTAG GACTTACAATGGGATTATTTGGCCTGATGGTTATCATCATGATCTCCGTCTTTTGGGGACAAATGACAACTCAAAAGAGAAAATTGAATAAAGTTAAGCAGGAGTATTTTCGCGAGCATGGAGGCTTGCTTTTGTTTGATAGGATGAGATCAGAGAAAGGTCTTGCTTTCAATGTATTTTCAGAAGCTGAACTCAGACATGCCACTGATAACTTTGACATTAGTAGAATACTTGGAAAAGGAGGCCATGGAACGGTCTATAAAGGGATAATAAAGAGCAGCATGCCAGTTGCAGTTAAAAGATGTGGAATAGTTGATGAAAGGCAAAAGAAGGAATTTGGGAAAGAGATGCTCATTTTATCGCAAATCAATCACAAGAACGTTGTTAAACTCTTGGGGTGCTGCCTTGAGGTGGAAGTTCCTATTCTAGTCTACGAGTTTGTACGAAATGGTACATTGTTTGAGCTTATCCATGGCAGGAACCAGGCATTGCAAATTTCCTTTAGCACTCTCTTAAGGATCGCTCATGAAGCAGCCGAAGGTCTCAGCTTCCTACATTCATACGCGTCTCCCCCAATTATTCATGGTGACGTGAAAACTTCCAACATCTTGCTTGATGATAACTATATGGCCAAAGTGTCAGACTTTGGAGCCTCTATATTAGCCCCGTCTGACAAAGAGCAGTTTGTTACAATGGTTCAAGGTACATGTGGCTACCTTGATCCTGAATACATGCAAACATGCCAGTTAACAGACAAAAGTGACGTGTACAGTTTTGGAGTTATCCTTTTAGAGATCCTCACAGGCCAGTTGCCACTAAAGCTCGAGGGGACTGAGAAGCCAAGAAGCTTGTCATTGATTTTCCTTTCTGCTATGAGGGAGAATAATCTAGAAGATGTGTTGGTGAGTCAAGTGAAAGGCCAAGCAAGTATGGAGTTGCTGAGAGGACTTGCAGACCTGGCTAGGAAATGCCTAGAAATGTGTGGTGACAATAGGCCATCCATGAAAGATGTCGCCGATGAGCTAAATAGATTAAGAAAACTTTCACTACATCCTTGGGTACAACTCGACATGGAGATGGACGAAGAAAATCTTCCTGGGGGAGAATCTACTACTGGTTATGAAATAGAATTAAGTGGGTATCCAATGGACAAAAGTGAGAACCATCCCATAAACCCAGGGAGTTCCTATTATGCAAGATGA
- the LOC119368815 gene encoding probable alpha-glucosidase Os06g0675700: MAIVKPSGELLRLLTFLICLLHHCNAGYDVDSVVGARSLLSANLKLVGGTTEFGPDVKRLDLTASLETDSRLHVRITDADHQRWEVPQDVIPHPTSVSEDVLLGSAGMDNATLPSSATISKVSSDLTFSIHMNPFRFTVSRRSTGDTLFDTSATLIFKDRYLEVTTALPAGRASLYGFGEHTKRTFRLQPNDTFTLWNEDLERSDLLDRNLYGSHPFYMDVRPGGNAHGVLLLNSNGMDILYGGSYITYKVIGGVLDFYFFAGPSPLAVVDQYTQFIGRPAPMPYWSFGFHQCRYGYKNVADLEEVVAGYAKAKIPLEGIWSDIDYMDRGQDFTLDPINFPVNRLRPFVDRLHSNGQKYVVIIDPEIKRQATPNEDFFLKRNGTNVVGRVWPGEVYFPDFINPRAVEYWAQKISEFRRTIPVDGLWCDMNEPSNFGAWQPLNALDDPPYRINNSGTHRPLNNQTLPVSTVHYNGVSEYDAHNLFGLYEARATHAALLKDTARRPFVLSRSTFPGAGRYVAHWTGDNSARWDELANSINTMLSFGLFGIPMVGADICGFRGNTSQELCSRWIQLGAFYPFARAHTERTTERRELYVWESTAQSARKAFGTRYRMLPYMYTLMYEAHTTGAPIARPLFFSYPQDADTYGVDKQFLLGRGVLVSPVLQPGATTVDAYFPAGRWFSLYDHNYPLTVDTRTGKRVTLQAPADSANVHLAGGNILPLQQPGLTTSAARQGEFHLLVALAENGMASGELFLDDGESTEMGGVGGNWTLVKFRCSTEESKGIITTTASSHVVHNSYTPSRAPVIGNVVFMGLQSPAKGFTIYVNNVELKAARTKSRTSGALSVNGLSLAIGKEFKIKIVMSH, translated from the exons ATGGCAATTGTAAAGCCGTCTGGTGAGCTTCTCAGGCTCCTCACCTTCCTCATTTGCCTACTCCATCATTGCAACGCAGGCTATGACGTCGACTCGGTCGTCGGGGCGCGGAGCCTATTATCGGCCAATCTGAAACTTGTAGGCGGGACGACGGAGTTCGGTCCTGATGTCAAGAGGCTCGACCTAACTGCAAG CCTAGAGACGGATAGTCGGCTCCATGTGCGCATCACCGACGCCGACCATCAGAGATGGGAGGTCCCCCAGGATGTCATCCCACACCCAACGTCAGTGTCAGAGGACGTTTTGCTCGGATCGGCAGGCATGGACAATGCCACCTTGCCGAGCAGCGCCACCATCTCCAAGGTGTCTTCGGACCTGACCTTCTCCATCCACATGAATCCGTTCCGCTTCACCGTCTCCCGCCGCTCCACCGGTGACACCCTCTTCGACACTTCTGCAACCCTCATCTTCAAGGACCG GTACTTGGAGGTGACGACGGCGCTTCCAGCCGGGCGGGCATCATTGTACGGGTTCGGCGAGCACACGAAACGGACGTTCCGGCTCCAGCCCAATGACACGTTCACGCTGTGGAACGAGGACCTGGAGAGGTCAGACCTACTGGACCGTAACCTCTACGGCTCGCACCCATTCTACATGGATGTGCGCCCTGGCGGCAATGCGCATGGCGTGCTCCTCCTCAACAGCAATGGCATGGACATACTGTATGGCGGGTCCTACATCACCTACAAAGTCATCGGTGGCGTGCTCGACTTCTACTTCTTCGCCGGCCCCTCCCCGCTTGCCGTCGTCGACCAGTACACCCAGTTCATCGGCCGCCCTGCCCCAATGCCATACTGGTCATTCGGGTTCCACCAGTGCAGGTATGGCTACAAGAATGTGGCTGACCTGGAGGAGGTGGTCGCCGGCTACGCCAAGGCCAAGATCCCCCTGGAGGGGATCTGGTCAGACATCGACTACATGGACCGCGGCCAGGATTTCACGCTGGATCCGATCAACTTCCCGGTGAACCGTCTCCGGCCGTTCGTCGACCGGCTCCACAGCAACGGCCAGAAGTATGTGGTCATCATAGACCCGGAGATCAAAAGGCAAGCAACGCCTAACGAGGACTTTTTCCTCAAGAGAAATGGCACCAACgtggtgggcagggtgtggccaggCGAGGTGTACTTCCCGGACTTCATCAACCCACGCGCCGTGGAGTACTGGGCGCAGAAGATCTCCGAGTTCCGGCGGACCATCCCCGTAGACGGGCTATGGTGCGACATGAACGAGCCCTCCAACTTCGGGGCCTGGCAGCCGCTCAACGCGCTGGACGACCCGCCCTACCGCATCAACAACTCCGGCACGCATCGTCCCCTCAACAACCAAACCCTGCCGGTCTCCACTGTGCACTACAATGGCGTGTCCGAGTACGACGCGCACAACCTCTTCGGCCTCTACGAGGCACGTGCCACGCATGCCGCACTGCTCAAGGACACCGCGCGCCGCCCCTTCGTGCTCAGCCGCTCCACCTTCCCCGGAGCGGGGCGGTACGTCGCGCACTGGACCGGCGACAATTCCGCGCGGTGGGACGAGCTTGCGAACTCCATCAACACGATGCTCAGCTTTGGCctctttggcatccccatggtcggCGCCGACATATGCGGCTTCAGGGGCAACACAAGCCAGGAGCTCTGCAGCCGCTGGATCCAGCTTGGTGCGTTCTACCCGTTCGCGAGGGCGCACACGGAGAGAACCACCGAACGACGAGAGCTCTATGTGTGGGAGTCGACGGCGCAGTCGGCGAGGAAAGCGTTCGGGACGCGGTACCGGATGCTCCCCTACATGTACACGCTCATGTACGAGGCGCACACAACAGGGGCACCCATCGCACGCCCGCTCTTCTTCTCCTACCCGCAGGACGCCGACACGTACGGCGTGGACAAGCAGTTCCTGCTCGGGCGCGGCGTGCTTGTATCTCCGGTGCTACAGCCGGGTGCCACCACCGTCGACGCCTATTTCCCGGCAGGCCGGTGGTTCAGCCTCTATGACCACAACTACCCCCTCACGGTGGACACGCGGACCGGCAAGCGTGTTACACTCCAGGCACCAGCGGACTCGGCGAACGTCCACCTCGCTGGCGGCAACATCCTACCGCTGCAGCAGCCGGGCCTTACCACATCCGCCGCACGGCAAGGCGAGTTCCACCTCCTTGTGGCACTTGCGGAGAACGGCATGGCCAGCGGGGAGCTGTTCTTGGACGATGGCGAGTCGACCGAGATGGGCGGGGTGGGAGGCAACTGGACCCTGGTGAAATTTAGGTGCAGCACGGAGGAGAGCAAGGGCATCATCACGACCACGGCGAGTTCCCATGTGGTGCACAACTCATACACACCGAGTCGGGCGCCGGTGATCGGCAACGTGGTCTTCATGGGGCTCCAGTCGCCAGCAAAGGGGTTCACTATCTATGTGAACAACGTTGAGCTCAAGGCAGCCCGCACCAAGTCCCGGACGAGTGGAGCGCTTAGCGTCAATGGCCTGTCGCTGGCCATTggaaaggagttcaagatcaagatcGTCATGTCCCATTAA